From the genome of Colletotrichum higginsianum IMI 349063 chromosome 4, whole genome shotgun sequence, one region includes:
- a CDS encoding Salicylate hydroxylase (Salicylate 1-monooxygenase) gives MSDNQQRLQVVIVGAGIAGLTAAIALSNHPGIDVQIYDKARELREVGASIALGPNGLRTLEKLGIHNALDDDIAFRNKSGYPMIYRHYKTGEIVSVDEHRGEIEARHKTARFYRPHLQQALLKHIDPARIHLNKAFKTISNDESTGRLAISFTDGTAVAADILLGADGIHSGVRSFYVPSSRSKWTGWTAFRAVYPISHLSHIPDVPDEAEHWWGIDRTWFMSKLGRDLFCIVASHQSDPDAPDALYKETVWNTDSDVNLLKEHYKDWHRLVREIIEATPADSLKVYPNASAHGLDSWVLGADRVTFAGDAAHAHGGAFAAGGSLAIDDAWAFAASIQHVFPPSATEVPTAADISRALRLYEQTRKAHTDRVLDTVHSTNTKKVERLAVAETDEGLRARMVNRVEPVWIHEHDVEAVFKQVLADEARTRGSAVQVESRL, from the exons ATGAGCGACAACCAGCAACGGCTCCAAGTCGTCattgtcggcgccggcatcgcaGGACTCACGGCGGCCATTGCGCTGAGCAACCACCCCGGCATCGACGTCCAGATTTACGACAAGGCGAGAGAACTCCGAGAGGTCGGGGCGTCGATTGCGCTAGGGCCGAACGGTCTGCGGACGTTGGAAAAGCTGGGCATTCACAATGCACTCGACGATGACATTGCGTTTCGCAACAAGTCGGGGTACCCCATGATTTACCG CCACTACAAGACTGGCGAGATCGTCTCGGTCGACGAGCACCGCGGCGAAATCGAAGCCCGCCACAAGACGGCACGTTTCTACCGTCCGCATCTGCAGCAGGCTCTGCTCAAGCACATCGACCCTGCCAGGATACACCTCAACAAGGCCTTCAAGACCATTAGCAATGACGAGTCGACAGGGAGGCTGGCCATCAGCTTCACAGACGGCACGGCGGTCGCGGCAgacatcctcctcggcgcggacGGTATCCACTCGGGGGTGCGAAGCTTCTACGTGCCGTCATCTCGGTCAAAGTGGACGGGGTGGACGGCGTTCCGCGCGGTGTACCCCATTTCGCACCTCTCGCACATCCCCGATGTCCCAGACGAAGCAGAGCACTGGTGGGGGATCGACCGGACCTGGTTCATGTCGAAGCTGGGCAGGGATCTCTTCTGCATCGTCGCGTCCCACCAGAGCGACCCTGACGCGCCGGATGCGTTGTACAAGGAGACGGTCTGGAACACGGACAGCGATGTCAACCTGCTCAAGGAGCACTACAAGGACTGGCACCGGCTGGTGCGGGAGATCATcgaggcgacgccggcggacTCGTTAAAGGTGTACCCCAACGCATCGGCACACGGGCTGGACAGCTGGGTTCTGGGGGCGGACAGGGTGACGTttgccggcgacgcggcgcaCGCACACGGCGGAGCGTtcgcggcgggcggcagcctggccatcgacgacgcgTGGGCGTTTGCGGCGTCCATCCAGCACGTCTTcccgccctcggcgaccgaggtgccgacggcggccgacaTCAGCAGGGCGTTGCGGCTGTACGAGCAGACCAGGAAAGCACACACGGACCGAGTGCTGGATACGGTGCACTCGACGAACACGAAGAAGGTCGAGAGGCTGGCCGTGGCGGAGACGGACGAAGGGCTGCGGGCGCGGATGGTGAACCGGGTCGAGCCGGTCTGGATCCACGAGCATGATGTTGAGGCGGTGTTCAAGCAGGTGCTGGCGGATgaggcgaggacgaggggaTCTGCGGTGCAGGTAGAGAGCCGGCTTTGA
- a CDS encoding RNA-directed RNA polymerase: protein MTPQEESLLAVPRTPKKPNQSDPVREVIDKLNRDYNVSIKVPDVTLTPSATRERAQQDAAFARSEEIVRQLRYHCFHPTLLDRILYSFHLEARAASQKWIRLYDGDGDDDAVVPDPTAPPRAESSGQVLEFQEIFISILNQARPRQPKFRTFTRAHTGPAAYASADMSMSKRRPEVDTEVNLTKKVKGNLMDSKGSGQRVSDALDFVPIRSRSVISEPSAAKFSRDVREPLRSKTACSVRESVYGNTSFSTAASTSRASLFSVVDGCLPGTQETIPAPIEEELASCLPPAREPTSFVEHDLETSSKAVRKPTEPAAPIPLASSPGATGNSEISAFDDPIFCKLQKPLARQSEPNNLLSRLEASWPRFPCWLNRAPFAVAWEATRIAVHCGVDLGEVVDMTYAEKWINYNELRKSLLAHPLFAGKSFPERPEPEAWAAAMAGFKTVRGQHVVFSASLGQVSRAKKGPIFTLSMSPVSLDQGCRLHRRFGSDRFLELLVPSPNSWEAPIDTREASQQTILWLSSKLHYLAGRKWRAFFSRDAGYKMPQKGLNLRQEPKPVFRERVSLFAEDGNSFHPTSPRGTLLSSDNLRELRVKCRVSEMLDWLLQFDQNQKQPYLKLFSRIQLGLSKTMPVIVLELSQIRNRGKDLRSPIDMVMNDGIGRMSRSLARKVRDVLGLSDVPSAIQGRFGPAKGMWLTDISEEDGKLWLETWPSQRKWDSDFKDPEHRTLEVRSHAMDTKSASLNLQFLPVMEDRAIDKDLMRETIGKNLVDELNREIEEQKNAMKYSLLFRQYVNKGASTRKQRLTNGRIPFLGGLPDSSEERMNFLIDGGFEPQSQKYLQDLSWSLRRAHCDKLLKKMSIKVPESAYLFMVIDFWNVLEEGEVHLCFSSKFQTDTFSDSMLHGCDVLVARSPAHFVSDVQRVKAVFKPELHAIKDVIVFSAKGNVPLADKLSGGDYDGDKAWVCWDPAIVLNFKNAETPASPSLERYLRKDKTTFADLVVPSRGKPDAVSDMVNRGIAFSMRPSYLGSITNFKERLCYHLNSVNNEYALKLSALLSNLVDQAKQGIEFTGDDWKAFCREQLDSHMSSGLEEPAYKSDSWSCSGKPAHIVDYLKFSVAKPTVEAELQKLHKAMNSRSLGRSGHSLGLHSLKDNDEEAKAEYWDADLAKPHEIVRELATTNPELKKILENLMNDLRDLERKWSTAMATDKEKDNAEVRHRILEVYESWRNIQPRLNSDSDEPLDPMVKALLLQPYLGDDFTQWALLRASMLFKQCYKHKPAFVWRMAGIQLQYIKSMTMADRDSVPVAVVPSMYAALKPDSKYIMQAVSRMTEEGSEYPVLESDGENDWQDWEGDE from the exons ATGACACCGCAAGAAGAATCTCTCCTCGCAGTCCCCAGGACGCCCAAGAAACCCAATCAGAGCGACCCGGTTCGAGAGGTGATCGACAAGCTCAACCGCGACTATAATGTCTCAATAAAGGTACCCGACGTTACCCTTACGCCTTCGGCCACGCGCGAACGCGCCCAACAGGACGCCGCATTTGCCCGCAGCGAGGAGATTGTGCGACAGCTTCGATACCACTGTTTCCATCCCACTCTTCTTGACAGAATCTTGTACTCCTTCCACCTGGAAGCCCGCGCTGCCAGCCAAAAATGGATCCGACTAtacgacggcgacggcgacgacgacgcagtCGTCCCAGACCCAACAGCCCCCCCGAGGGCAGAGTCTTCGGGACAGGTTCTGGAGTTCCAGGAGATCTTCATCAGCATCTTGAACCAGGCTCGACCACGCCAGCCAAAGTTTAGGACCTTCACTCGAGCCCACACTGGTCCAGCCGCCTACGCCAGCGCCGATATGTCCATGTCCAAGAGAAGACCCGAAGTGGACACTGAGGTAAACTTGACCAAGAAGGTAAAGGGCAATCTTATGGACAGCAAGGGCAGTGGTCAGAGGGTTTCTGATGCTCTGGACTTTGTTCCTATTCGCTCGCGGTCCGTCATTTCCGAGCCTTCGGCAGCAAAGTTCAGCAGAGACGTCCGAGAACCTCTCAGATCAAAAACGGCGTGCAGTGTACGAGAGAGCGTCTACGGCAACACTTCATTCTCAACAGCTGCAAGCACCAGCCGGGCCTCGCTCTTCTCCGTGGTCGACGGATGCCTTCCGGGTACCCAGGAGACGATACCGGCTCCAATCGAAGAGGAACTCGCTAGCTGTCTGCCGCCTGCTCGCGAGCCAACCTCTTTCGTGGAACACGACCTAGAGACGTCGTCGAAGGCCGTCAGGAAACCAACAGAACCTGCCGCACCTATTCCACTTGCCAGTTCGCCCGGTGCAACGGGCAATTCCGAGATCTCGGCTTTCGATGATCCCATTTTTTGCAAGCTTCAGAAACCCCTTGCTCGACAATCGGAGCCGAACAACCTTCTGTCACGGCTCGAAGCCTCCTGGC CCAGGTTTCCGTGCTGGCTCAACCGCGCCCCCTTCGCAGTTGCATGGGAGGCCACCCGCATTGCAGTCCATTGCGGTGTTGACTTGGGAGAGGTGGTGGATATGACGTACGCCGAAAAATGGATCAACTACAATGAGCTCCGAAAGTCCCTCCTGGCGCATCCCTTATTCGCTGGCAAGTCGTTCCCAGAGAGGCCCGAGCCAGAGGCGTGGGCTGCAGCAATGGCCGGGTTCAAGACTGTTCGTGGACAGCACGTTGTCTTCTCCGCGTCTCTTGGCCAAGTTTCCCGAGCGAAGAAGGGTCCCATCTTTACACTGTCCATGTCGCCAGTCTCGCTGGATCAGGGCTGTCGTCTACATCGCCGTTTTGGCTCCGATCGCTTCTTGGAACTTTTGGTCCCGTCTCCCAACTCTTGGGAGGCGCCCATCGATACCCGGGAAGCTTCACAACAAACTATTCTCTGGCTCTCTTCAAAACTACATTATCTTGCTGGGAGAAAGTGGCGCGCGTTTTTCTCGAGGGATGCAGGTTACAAGATGCCCCAGAAGGGGCTGAATCTCCGTCAAGAGCCGAAGCCCGTTTTCCGAGAGAGAGTGAGCCTCTTCGCCGAAGACGGCAACAGTTTTCATCCAACCTCACCACGTGGAACATTGTTGTCCAGCGATAACCTTCGGGAGCTGAGGGTGAAGTGTAGGGTTTCCGAGATGCTTGACTGGCTTCTGCAGTTCGACCAAAATCAGAAACAACCATATCTGAAGTTGTTCTCCCGCATACAGCTCG GCCTCAGCAAGACCATGCCGGTGATCGTCCTCGAACTCAGCCAGATACGAAATCGTGGCAAAGACCTTCGCTCGCCAATTGACATGGTCATGAACGACGGTATCGGACGCATGTCGCGCTCGCTGGCACGCAAGGTCCGAGACGTCCTTGGCCTGAGTGATGTGCCGTCTGCGATCCAAGGCCGATTTGGTCCCGCCAAAGGCATGTGGCTCACGGACATCTCGGAGGAAGACGGCAAGCTCTGGCTTGAGACATGGCCATCGCAACGGAAATGGGACTCCGACTTCAAAGACCCAGAGCACCGCACCCTCGAAGTGCGCTCACATGCGATGGACACCAAATCTGCCAGCCTCAATCTTCAGTTTCTCCCCGTCATGGAAGACCGGGCTATCGACAAGGACCTGATGCGAGAGACTATCGGCAAGAACCTTGTTGACGAGCTGAATCGCGAAATCGAAGAACAGAAAAACGCCATGAAATACTCTCTGCTGTTCCGACAATATGTCAACAAGGGTGCCTCTACTAGGAAGCAGCGGCTTACCAACGGTCGCATACCGTTCTTGGGTGGTCTTCCCGACTCGTCGGAAGAGAGGATGAACTTTCTCATCGATGGCGGGTTTGAGCCCCAGTCGCAGAAATACCTCCAAGACCTAAGCTGGAGCCTCAGGCGTGCGCATTGCGACAAACTACTCAAGAAAATGAGCATCAAGGTGCCCGAGTCGGCTTATCTCTTCATGGTCATTGACTTTTGGaacgtcctcgaggagggcgaggtccACCTGTGCTTCTCCTCCAAGTTCCAGACTGACACCTTTTCGGATTCGATGCTCCACGGCTGCGACGTGCTGGTGGCGCGCTCACCAGCGCATTTCGTGAGCGACGTGCAGAGAGTCAAAGCTGTCTTCAAGCCAGAGCTTCATGCAATAAAAGacgtcatcgtcttctcggccaaAGGAAACGTGCCTCTCGCAGACAAGCTGTCGGGTGGTGACTACGACGGAGACAAGGCTTGGGTTTGCTGGGACCCGGCCATTGTGTTGAACTTCAAGAACGCAGAGACGCCCGCAAGCCCCAGCTTGGAACGGTATCTACGGAAAGACAAAACGACATTTGCCGACCTTGTTGTGCCCTCACGGGGTAAACCAGATGCCGTGTCCGACATGGTCAACCGCGGGATTGCCTTCAGCATGCGCCCGAGCTACTTGGGAAGCATCACGAATTTCAAGGAGAGGCTTTGCTATCACCTGAACAGTGTCAACAACGAGTACGCACTCAAGCTGAGCGCTCTCCTCAGCAACCTTGTGGACCAAGCGAAGCAGGGAATTGAGTTTACCGGCGATGACTGGAAAGCATTTTGCCGCGAGCAGCTTGATAGCCACATGTCCAGTGGCCTGGAAGAGCCGGCTTATAAAAGCGATAGTTGGTCATGTAGCGGGAAGCCGGCGCACATCGTTGACTATCTCAAGTTCTCTGTGGCCAAGCCGACCGTCGAAGCTGAGCTACAGAAGTTACATAAGGCAATGAACTCAAGATCTTTAGGCAGATCAGGACATAGTTTAGGGCTTCACAGCCTGAAAGacaacgacgaagaagcaAAAGCCGAGTATTGGGATGCCGATCTTGCTAAACCACACGAGATCGTCAGGGAGCTCGCAACAACGAACCCCGAGTTGAAGAAAATTCTAGAGAATCTGATGAATGATCTCAGGGACCTCGAGAGGAAGTGGAGCACAGCAATGGCCACGGACAAGGAAAAGGACAATGCAGAGGTTCGCCATCGCATTCTCGAAGTCTACGAGTCGTGGCGCAACATCCAACCTCGGTTGAATTCCGACTCGGATGAGCCGCTCGATCCCATGGTCAAGGCACTACTTCTGCAGCCCTACCTGGGAGACGATTTCACGCAATGGGCTCTACTCCGCGCGAGCATGTTGTTTAAGCAATGCTACAAGCACAAGCCAGCATTTGTGTGGCGTATGGCGGGTATTCAGCTACAGTACATCAAGTCGATGACCATGGCGGACCGCGACAGCGTCCCCGTCGCTGTGGTGCCGAGTATGTATGCCGCTTTGAAACCAGACAGCAAGTACATAATGCAGGCTGTCTCTAGAATGACAGAAGAGGGCTCGGAGTACCCGGTACTCGAATCTGATGGCGAGAACGACTGGCAAGATTGGGAAGGGGATGAGTGA
- a CDS encoding Protein phosphatase 2C, with amino-acid sequence MLHRACRPSTGAGPGAGVALRVSAPFTFRPSPAPLRWSRSRPYTTRGSSSPFRPPQLIAVFLVSGIGGWGLSALLRDGKKSKTGGAIPSLKPGPVDLASLAKTPVEEGSFEKADAKLREDVFVGSFSAEGKETHIHAARVASNHPVEDHMAYSLAPGVGGSKTLFNGVYDGHAGWATSLLLQSALIPAVSSSIARLGRDTDDAAVGAAIVGAFTDLDDLIMSNAVKAVEGLKAGTVEPADSRVMAAIAPAIAGSCALLSVFDPATSTLRVACTGDSRAVLGSLAPGAASYSALELSKDQTGRNEDEFRRVSSEHPGEDGILDKKSGRLLGIAVTRAFGDHRWKWTEDFIKHIHQNFFGTSPRPKYATPPYMTAAPVVTTTKIRGPDFAILASDGLWDHMSSENAVECVSQWIAAKKAGEKTPRDKLARTPRAPSGFETSGGWPTWSATPEHFVVEDLDNAAVHLIKNALGGTRRTLFTGAALAYPPLSRSVRDDITVQVIFFQDPAKAD; translated from the exons ATGCTGCATCGTGCATGTCGCCCAtccaccggcgccggccccggTGCCGGTGTCGCCCTCCGAGTCTCGGCGCCGTTCACCTTCCGGccttcaccggcgccgctTCGCTGGTCACGATCGCGGCCCTACACGACCCGAGGCTCGTCCAGCCCGTTCCGTCCGCCGCAGCTCATCGCCGTGTTCCTCGTCTCCGGCATCGGCGGATGGGGTCTATCGGCCCTGCTTCGCGACGGGAAGAAGTCCAagaccggcggcgccatccCCAGCCTGAagcccggccccgtcgacCTCGCGTCCCTGGCCAAGacgcccgtcgaggagggcagCTTCGAAAAGGCCGATGCGAAGCTGCGCGAGGACGTCTTTGTGGGGTCCTTCAgcgccgagggcaaggaaACCCATATCCACGCCGCGAGGGTCGCAAGCAACCATCCTGTCGAGGACCACATGGCCTACTCCCTCGCCCCGGGAGTAGGGGGGTCCAAGACTCTCTTCAACGGCGTCTATGACGGCCACGC AGGCTGGGCGACCTCACTACTGCTCCAGAGCGCCCTTATTCCTGCTGTGTCCTCTTCTATCGCTCGGCTCGGCCGTGACAccgacgacgcggccgtgGGCgcggccatcgtcggcgccttcaccgatctcgacgacctcatcatgtccaacgccgtcaaggccgtcgagggtctcaaggccggcaccgtcgagcccgccgacTCCAGGGtcatggccgccatcgctcccgccatcgccggttCCTGCGCCCTGCTGTCCGTCTTCGACCCGGCCACCTCGACCCTCCGCGTCGCCTGCACCGGCGACTCGCGCGCCGTCCTGGGTTCCCTCGCGCCCGGCGCGGCCTCCTACTCCGCCCTCGAGCTCTCCAAGGACCAGACCGGCCGcaacgaggacgagttcCGTCGCGTCTCCAGCGAACACCctggcgaggacggcatccTCGACAAGAAGTCGGGCCGTCTGCTGGGCATCGCCGTGACGCGCGCCTTTGGCGACCACCGCTGGAAGTGGACCGAGGACTTCATCAAGCACATCCACCAGAACTTCTTCGGCACGTCTCCGCGTCCCAAGTACGCGACCCCGCCATACATGACGGCCGCCCCGGTCGTGACCACGACCAAGATCCGCGGCCCGGACTTTGCCATCCTCGCCTCCGATGGCCTGTGGGACCACATGTCCTCCGAGAACGCCGTCGAGTGCGTCTCGCAGTGgatcgccgccaagaaggccggcgagaagaCGCCCAGGGACAAGCTGGCCCGCACCCCGAGGGCCCCAAGCGGGTTCGAGACGTCGGGCGGCTGGCCGACGTGGTCCGCCACGCCCGAGcacttcgtcgtcgaggacctcgacaacgccgccgtgcaTCTGATCAAGaacgccctcggcggcacGCGCAGGACCCTCTTCACCGGCGCGGCACTCGCGTACCCCCCCTTGTCGAGGAGCGTCAGGGACGACATTACCGTGCAGGTCATTTTCTTCCAGGACCCGGCCAAGGCGGACTGA
- a CDS encoding Biotin synthase, with product MKANAVAVARAAALRGLGRTAVERPSLFSRATHKQLPVVSRASMSSVAEAVGIAPAPPPPVEDAGLAATQRAVEAKKILQKAASATTVRHDWTREEISAIYYQPLMELAFQAGSIHRRFHNPSEVQLCTLMNIKTGGCTEDCSYCAQSTRYQDGTGLKAKKVESVESVLAAARTAKENGSTRFCMGAAWRDMRGRKNSLKNIKAMVSGVRGMGMEVCVTLGMIDDQQARELKEAGLTAYNHNVDTSREFYPSIISTRSYDERLKTLSHVRDAGINVCSGGILGLGESSDDRIGLLHTVSTLPSHPESFPVNALVPIKGTPLGDRTPIQFSSMLRTIATARVIMPATIIRIAAGRKTMSEEKQALCFMAGANAIFTGEKMLTTDCNSWDEDNAMFGRWGLEPMKSFNKSATPVAEVEL from the exons ATGAAAGCCAACGCAGTGGCTGTAGCCAGAGCTGCCGCTCTTCGCGGCCTTGGTCGAACGGCGGTCGAACggccctctctcttttcaaGGGCCACCCACAAGCAGCTGCCGGTCGTATCACGAGCATCCATGTCCTCGGTCGCGgaggccgtcggcatcgcaccggctcctccgccgccggtggAGGACGCGGGTCTCGCCGCGACGCAACgggccgtcgaggccaagaagatccTGCAGAAAGCGGCGAGCGCGACTACTGTCAGGCACGACTGGACGAGAGAAGAGATCTCTGCCATCTATTACCAGCCGCTGATGGAGCTGGCCTTCCAAGCT GGCTCAATCCATCGCCGATTCCACAACCCCTCCGAGGTGCAGCTCTGCACGCTCATGAACATCAAGACGGGCGGGTGCACCGAGGACTGCTCGTACTGCGCGCAGTCGACGCGGTACCAGGACGGGACGGGCCTCAAGGCGAAGAAGGTAGAGAGCGTCGAGTCGgtgctcgcggcggcgcgcaCGGCCAAGGAGAACGGCAGCACGCGGTTCTGCATGGGCGCGGCGTGGCGGGACATGCGCGGGCGCAAGAACAGCCTCAAGAACATCAAGGCCATGGTCAGCGGCGTGCGCGGCATGGGCATGGAGGTGTGCGTCACGCTCGGCATGATCGACGACCAGCAGGCCCGGGAGCTCAAGGAGGCCGGGCTGACGGCGTACAACCACAACGTCGACACGAGCCGCGAGTTCTACCCGTCCATCATCTCGACGCGCAGCTACGACGAGCGGCTCAAGACGCTGAGCCACGTGCGCGACGCGGGCATCAACGTCTGCTCGGGCGGCatcctcgggctcggcgagTCGTCGGACGACCGCATCGGCCTGCTGCACACGGTGtcgacgctgccgtcgcACCCGGAGAGCTTCCCCGTCAACGCGCTCGTGCCGATCAAGGGCACGCCGCTGGGCGACCGCACGCCGATCCAGTTCTCGAGCATGCTCCGCACCATCGCGACCGCGCGCGTCATCATGCCGGCGACCATCAtccgcatcgccgccggccgcaagACCATGTCGGAGGAGAAGCAGGCGCTGTGCTTCATGGCCGGCGCCAACGCCATCTTCACGGGCGAGAAGATGCTGACGACGGACTGCAACAGCTGGGACGAGGACAATGCCATGTTCGGACGATGGGGGCTCGAGCCGATGAAGAGCTTCAACaagtcggcgacgccggtgGCCGAGGTTGAATTGTAG